A single genomic interval of Halichondria panicea chromosome 2, odHalPani1.1, whole genome shotgun sequence harbors:
- the LOC135331373 gene encoding lysine-specific histone demethylase 2-like — MASTPEGSGGGGRKRKPGTPHQGAPGEKVARAPKKCDRKACEIINADPFCFVRATDKCAKNGYTSRWYHLSAGQHFCNECFEYFYRSNKPGHTIFMTWSAMWDREAGGDKLSPGPKTFLMDQYLPVWVQCTREGCGKWRKLPPSIDLRHVKQNIVKCTDCSIPEDEVAGMVSSPHWIHTMSYTPLLRYSVLAPLLSEYVPEGVGISPTTVAHVKAVMERRKEELNGKEEGEVPLCAISVINDPLHPFNHPQDGPRARAFTPDSMEPEEMQQFPEYCKQTDAQSKGHSPRLELFCIMRNVILALWFYSHKEYLTVGRCIQGLSLRGITRIWCSYQLPRIHQYLTEQGYINVGLLNNVSRPLPYARDGRGTVLIVGTGAAGLSAAHHLKNFGFQVRLLEASGRIGGRVRDDHSLGKCVGMGAMFITGMSNNPFTLLSRQLGLPLRMINEETCELFDESGRRPDKQLDLAVERHYNTTLDRLSEWRSHHGNDFSLEKKLTDLHEQVVMEERQGRPFTEEEDRILDFHYSNLEFACGATIDKISSFNWDHNDNFAQFSGCHALLPDGFGMIFSRLAEDMDIQLDTVVKRVDLVPGGGGVRVTDSQGKLYQADKVIVTVPLSVLKSNMICFTPSLPERKTQAIQSLGAGLVEKVALKFPEPFWRGAVGEADFFGHISSNRAERALFGVFYDFSNRSNTVTTATDSKPDDLTSEPSHILLTTVSGEALKQFQLSSDAAIVSRCVATLRKMFPGEEVPEPLSYVISRWGEDPYAMMSYSYAAVGSSGEDYDALAEEIGDTLFFAGEATNRRYPQTVTGAYLSGLREARKIVKLSNTQR, encoded by the exons ATGGCGTCTACTCCCGAGGGTTCAGGGGGTGGTGGTCGTAAGAGGAAGCCGGGCACCCCCCACCAGGGGGCACCGGGGGAGAAGGTGGCCAGGGCCCCCAAGAAGTGTGATCGAAAAGCTTGTGAGATCATCAATGCAGACCCATTCTGCTTTGTGAGGGCTACAGACAA gtgtGCTAAGAACGGGTACACGTCACGTTGGTACCACCTCAGTGCTGGACAACACTTCTGTAACGAATGCTTCGAGTACTTCTACAGAAG CAACAAGCCTGGCCATACCATCTTCATGACGTGGTCGGCTATGTGGGATCGTGAGGCAGGAGGGGATAAACTGAGTCCAGGTCCTAAGACCTTCCTAATGGACCAGTACCTCCCAGTGTGGGTACAGTGTACAAGAGAGGGGTGTGGCAAGTGGCGCAAGCTCCCACCATCCATAGACCTGCGTCATGTCAAACAGAACATAGTCAAGTGTACGGATTGCTCCATACCTGAAGATGAG GTGGCGGGGATGGTGTCCAGCCCTCATTGGATACACACCATGAGTTACACTCCTCTGTTGCGTTACTCTGTCCTCGCCCCACTGCTCAGTGAGTATGTGCCTGAGGGCGTGGGGATCAGCCCCACAACTGTGGCACACGTCAAGGCAGTCATGGAGCGAAGGAAGGAGGAGCTTAATGGCAAGGAGGAAG GAGAGGTCCCATTGTGTGCTATCTCAGTGATCAACGACCCCCTCCACCCGTTCAACCACCCTCAGGACGGGCCCAGGGCACGAGCCTTCACTCCGGACAGCATGGAACCCGAGGAGATGCAACAGTTCCCTGAGTATTGCAA GCAGACGGACGCTCAGTCCAAGGGACACAGCCCTCGACTGGAACTATTCTGTATCATGAGGAATGTCATCCTAGCTCTCTGGTTCTACAGCCATAAG GAGTACCTCACAGTTGGTCGCTGCATACAAGGTCTGAGTCTCCGTGGCATCACTCGTATCTGGTGCTCCTATCAGCTCCCCCGGATCCACCAGTACCTCACTGAGCAGGGGTACATTAACGTGGGGCTACTCAACAATGTGTCACGCCCCCTACCATACGCACGtgatgggcgtggcactgtcCTGATTGTAGGGACGGGGGCAGCAGGTTTGTCTGCAGCTCATCATCTCAAGAACTTTGGCTTTCAG GTTCGTTTGCTTGAAGCGAGTGGGCGTATTGGTGGGCGTGTCCGTGACGACCACTCGCTGGGCAAGTGCGTTGGTATGGGTGCCATGTTCATCACTGGCATGTCCAACAATCCCTTCACTTTGCTGAGTCGGCAACTTGGTCTTCCTCTGAGAATGATTAACGAGGAAACGTGTGAGCTATTTGATGAGAGTGGGCGTCGCCCTGACAAGCAGTTGGATCTGGCAGTGGAGCGACACTACAACACCACTCTAGATAGACTCTCCGAGTGGCGGTCTCACCATGGCAACGACTTCTCATTGGAAA AGAAGTTGACTGACCTGCATGAGCAAGTGGTGATGGAGGAGAGACAAGGACGACCATTCACTGAG GAGGAAGATCGGATACTGGACTTCCACTACAGCAACTTGGAGTTTGCCTGTGGAGCCACTATAGACAAG ATCTCATCCTTCAATTGGGACCATAATGACAACTTTGCTCAGTTCTCTGGTTGCCACGCCCTCCTGCCTGATGGGTTTGGTATGATATTCTCTCGTCTGGCCGAGGACATGGACATACAGTTGGACACGGTTGTGAAGCGTGTGGACTTGGTGCCTGGTGGTGGGGGCGTGAGGGTGACTGACTCTCAGGGGAAGCTCTACCAAGCGGACAAG GTGATAGTGACTGTCCCCCTCTCTGTACTCAAGAGCAACATGATTTGCTTCACCCCGTCACTGCCTGAGAGGAAGACACAAGCCATACAAAGCCTGGGGGCGGGGCTTGTTGAgaag GTGGCTCTCAAGTTTCCTGAACCATTCTGGAGGGGGGCAGTCGGGGAGGCTGATTTCTTTGGCCATATCTCCTCCAATAGAGCTGAGCGAGCGCTGTTTGGAGTATTCTACGATTTCTCTAACAGAAGCAACACCGTCACCACAGCTACGGACTCTAAACCAGACGATTTGACCTCTGAACCTAGTCATATCCTATTAACCACCGTGTCTGGTGAAGCCTTGAAACAGTTCCAATTGAGCTCAGATGCTGCAATAGTGTCTCGATGTGTGGCCACTCTTCGTAAGATGTTCCCTGGAGAGGAGGTTCCTGAGCCATTGAGTTATGTCATCAGTCGATGGGGGGAAGACCCCTATGCTATGATGTCATACTCGTATGCTGCCGTGGGATCGTCTGGGGAGGATTATGATGCTCTGGCTGAGGAGATAGGGGACACACTGTTCTTTGCTGGAGAG GCCACCAATCGACGCTACCCACAGACCGTGACAGGTGCCTACTTGAGTGGTCTAAGAGAAGCACGTAAAATAGTCAAACTGTCAAACACTCAGAGATAG
- the LOC135331366 gene encoding adenosine deaminase-like: MHRIFLSCLQRSSKSLLVQTAPLSLAMSTVSTASTTSTVSTDMAAKYAKLPKVELHVHLDGACRLNTLRELSKEYGLPYPHDDEEAFKLWVALPSAAPSLVDFLKVFTALAEILRTEEALARVAYEYVEDLHRQNAVYAEIRYNPFSEVVGGPTGEQYCEGVIAGLERGEKEFGVKVRSILCFKRENPERCAEIVSLAHRYMSRGVVGVDIAGNELLPLDPRHIDGFLTAKKLGLHVTVHAGESGPAENVRQAIEDLGAERIGHGYHVLQNEDIYCLAREKKIHFEVCPTSSVYTSSTQNDNHASLRFARDGVSFSINTDDPGVMLCDLNGEYVVAERDIGLTYDQLKQLALAGAEAAFLPDQEKQEVVKAIRERLAALEQGHC, translated from the exons ATGCACAGAATTTTCTTGAGCTGTCTTCAACGCAGCAGTAAATCTCTCCTGGTACAAACAGCACCACTCTCACTAGCCATGTCCACAGTGTCCACAGCGTCCACAACATCCACAGTGTCCACTGATATGGCAGCCAAGTATGCTAAACTACCAAAG GTAGAGCTTCATGTTCATCTGGATGGTGCTTGTCGTCTGAACACTCTACGGGAGCTCTCGAAGGAGTACGGTCTCCCGTATCCCCATGACGATGAAGAGGCATTCAAGTTGTGGGTTGCCCTGCCATCAGCTGCTCCCTCCCTTGTGGACTTCCTCAAGGTCTTCACAGCCCTGGCAGAGATACTCCG gacAGAGGAAGCTCTGGCGAGGGTGGCCTACGAATATGTAGAGGACCTTCATCGTCAGAATGCAGTATACGCTGAGATCCGGTACAACCCGTTTAGTGAGGTGGTGGGTGGACCCACTGGGGAGCAGTACTGTGAGGGAGTCATCGCAGGACTCGAGCGAGGAGAGAAGGAGTTTGGGGTTAAAGTGCGATCCATCCTCTGCTTCAAGAGAGAGAATCCAG AGCGCTGTGCTGAAATCGTCTCTCTGGCTCACCGCTACATGTCTCGAGGGGTTGTGGGTGTGGACATTGCCGGTAATGAGCTGCTACCCCTGGACCCTCGACACATAGACGGGTTCCTAACGGCCAAAAAACTGGGGCTACATGTGACAGTGCACGCTGGAGAATCAGGTCCAGCAGAGAACGTGAGGCAGGCCATTGAAGATTTGGGGGCAGAGAGGATTGGACATGGCTATCATGTGCTGCAAAATGAGGATATCTATTGCCTTGCAAGAGAGAAGAAGATCCATTTTGAG GTATGCCCCACATCGAGTGTGTACACCAGCTCCACTCAGAACGACAACCACGCCTCCCTGCGTTTTGCGAGGGATGGTGTCTCCTTCTCTATAAACACGGATGACCCCGGAGTCATGCTCTGTGATCTCAATGGAGAGTATGTAGTGGCAGAGAGGGACATTGGACTGACCTACGATCAGCTCAAACAGTTG GCACTCGCTGGTGCTGAGGCTGCCTTCCTGCCAGACCAAGAGAAGCAGGAGGTAGTGAAAGCCATCAGAGAGCGACTGGCAGCATTAGAACAAGGACACTGCTGA
- the LOC135331368 gene encoding cingulin-like has product MSEPTVQEEHPLVSNNRSTESPPSHSSHSPLPSPPSQPAHNSDSDHTYPDSEDEGLLDASATGDEVTQLLRKTVEELELALDESRKLLGERDDEMVRVRGELERYRQQVAREIANKTKLAQSLDQSHSHAQELEELLQQWQLELRESKIQRERVEVSLQQEHSRCEQLEKQLSSSLQEKDKEMEQLNTKLLNAQQKLKKGLPTLAEGSNPGVDRMDKMQLHFLKQAVYHLLTDFHAEDQLRAILSILDFGAQERKAVYAKVEEKKKASRGLYM; this is encoded by the exons ATGTCAGAGCCAACAGTTCAAGAGGAGCACCCTCTGGTATCCAATAACAGGTCCACAGAGTCCCCTCCCTCACATtcctcacactctccactaccctcaccaccctcacagccCGCCCACAACAGTGACTCAGACCACACCTACCCAGACTCGGAGGACGAGGGACTGTTGGACGCAAGTGCCACAGGGGACGAAGTTACACAGCTACTCAGGAAAACTGTCGAGGAACTGGAGCTTGCATTGGAT GAATCTCGTAAACTGTTGGGAGAGCGTGATGATGAGATGGTGAGAGTGAGGGGAGAGCTGGAGCGCTACCGACAGCAGGTTGCCAGGGAGATAGCCAACAAGACCAAGCTGGCCCAGAGTTTGGACCAGAGTCACTCACACGCTCAAGAACTGGAGGAGCTATTACAGCAATGGCAGCTAGAG TTGAGGGAGTCTAAGATCCAGAGGGAACGTGTGGAGGTCTCCTTACAGCAGGAGCACTCGAGATGTGAGCAGTTGGAGAAGCAACTCTCTTCCTCACTGCAAGAGAAGGACAAAGAAATGGAGCAGTTGAACACAAAGCTACTCAATGCACAGCAGAAACTAAAGAAAGGACTCCCCACTCTCGCTGAGGGAAGTAATCCAGGGGTGGATCGTATGGACAAGATGCAACTACACTTCTTGAAGCAAGCTGTTTACCATCTTCTGACAGACTTCCACGCAGAGGACCAATTGAGAGCTATTTTATCGATATTAGACTTCGGTGCGCAGGAGAGGAAAGCAGTGTATGCCAAAGTCGAGGAAAAGAAGAAAGCGTCACGAGGACTCTACATGTAA
- the LOC135331379 gene encoding lysophospholipid acyltransferase 6-like, whose protein sequence is MMLFQALADIVGYPVDQVRYVILLFVSYPLAYVFRYALHPSHTSLITRHIFSLSFGLLYGFLCFTHSQMIVLFAIIGVCYAMLQYLPATVVQRYTMVWAMGSMSAAHIYRMMTDYGGWSLDFTGPLMIIVQKVTLVAFALHDGKGRSDSSLNQDQREQKIDVCPSLLEYFTYIFNFHSFLAGPSFSIKDFLAFMDGSNLKTKEHVREPSATFAIVSKLAYSLLSVLAYMFLGMYFTKDVPIDPQYSIPSRLFLTLICGYIFRLKYYFAWYMADSLSNLCGLGFSGYDERGQPKWDLVTIVAMRGVELPPNPRSISISWNITSGMWLRRVCYERVPFSPTIATMFLSAWWHGFYPGYYCAFFFFSVAIEVARKLRRLVRPHFLHSPFKWSYDVITIVLSRYIFDFGIISLDQLWMRQTILFWSYFYFIPQVTIVVLMLLLPSGKSSQADKEKKETKSKLH, encoded by the exons ATGATGTTGTTCCAGGCACTAGCTGACATTGTGGGGTATCCAGTGGACCAG GTCCGCTATGTGATACTACTGTTCGTGTCGTACCCACTGGCTTATGTGTTCCGCTATGccctccacccctcacacacatcactcatCACACGTCACATCTTCTCCCTCTCATTCGGACTACTCTATGGCTTCCTCTGCTTCACGCACAGTCAGATGATCGTCTTGTTTGCTATAATTGGAGTGTGCTATGCTATGCTTCAGTACCTCCCAGCCACTGTGGTCCAAAG GTACACAATGGTGTGGGCCATGGGCAGCATGAGTGCAGCTCACATCTACAGAATGATGACTGACTATGGAGGTTGGAGCCTGGACTTCACTGGACCTCTCATGATCATTGTGCAGAAGGTTACTCTGGTTGCATTTGCCTTACACGATG GCAAAGGTCGCAGTGACTCATCACTCAACCAGGACCAGAGAGAACAGAAGATTGATGTGTGTCCCTCTCTCCTGGAGTACTTCACCTATATCTTCAACTTCCACTCCTTCCTTGCTGGGCCTTCCTTTAGCATCAAGGACTTCCTTGCCTTCATGGACGGTTCTAATCTCAAGACAAAGGAGCATGTCAGAGAGCCCTCAGCTACC TTTGCTATTGTCTCCAAGCTTGCCTACTCTTTATTGAGCGTGCTTGCGTATATGTTCTTGGGAATGTACTTTACAAAAGACGTGCCTATTG ATCCGCAATACTCTATTCCAAGCAGACTGTTTCTTACTTTAATCTGTGGCTACATATTTCGACTCaagtattattttgcatgGTATATGGCGGACAGCCTCAGTAACTTGTGTGGGCTGGGTTTCAGTGGATATGATGAGAGGGGGCAACCAAAGTGGGACCTTGTTACCATTGTTGCAATGAGAGGAGTGGAGCTTCCCCCAAACCCCAGGAGCATTTCCATCAGCTGGAACATCACTTCAGGAATGTGGCTTAGGAG AGTGTGCTATGAGAGAGTACCCTTCTCCCCAACCATCGCCACCATGTTCCTGTCTGCCTGGTGGCATGGCTTCTATCCTGGATACTATTGTGCCTTCTTCTTTTTTTCTGTAGCAATAGAGGTGGCACGGAAG CTACGTCGACTGGTTCGGCCCCACTTCCTACACAGCCCCTTTAAGTGGTCCTATGATGTCATAACTATTGTGCTGTCTCGCTATATTTTTGACTTTGGTATTATCTCTCTTGACCAGTTGTGGATGCGCCAAACCATTCTGTTCTGGAG CTATTTCTATTTCATCCCCCAAGTGACCATAGTGGTGCTCATGTTGCTACTACCATCTGGCAAGAGCTCACAAGCTGACAAGGAGAAAAAAGAGACTAAATCCAAACTTCACTAG
- the LOC135331377 gene encoding lysophospholipid acyltransferase 2-like gives MFNPVEPFFQSLAKDTGFPIDQVRYIALLFFSYPLGYFYRTLLHPSRTSLTTRYLYAIILGLLFGFLCFGWQMYVLLAVVVVCYAMLKWTSPGKVQRYTMVWAMGSMSVAHLYRIATDYGGWSLDFTGPLMLMVQKVTLVAYALHDGKARKDSQLNADQRQQKLVTCPSLLEYLGYTLNFHTLLAGPTCTFKEYTAFVSGSNFKTAKDDDNKVLPRSKEPSAFFAVLSKLVYSLIAITVFIVLSNTVSTEDCWDPTHNLAQRILIMYLNCFRMRTKYYFVWLLVESVNNLTGLGFSGYNKEGKAEWNLVTNVHVLDIELATSLRGVVSGWNALTANWLRRVCYDRVTFSPTLLTFGLSAWWHGFYPGYVFVFVYFAVQTTASKKLRRLVRPYFQTSMEMKWFYDAITFFITHIFLDYGLIFAIEFLRVDKGLRVWSSYYYLPMLMSTLALLIPDSTNSRSKDVPSKADKTESIDKNGSTFTPSVGDNLIASN, from the exons ATGTTTAACCCGGTGGAGCCTTTCTTCCAGTCGCTAGCCAAAGACACAGGTTTTCCTATAGATCAG GTTCGATATATAGCGTTGTTGTTTTTTTCGTACCCCCTTGGCTATTTCTATCGTACACTACTTCACCCCTCCCGGACCTCCCTGACCACCCGCTACCTCTATGCCATTATTCTAGGCCTTCTCTTTGGGTTCCTTTGTTTCGGATG gcaaatGTATGTCTTGTTAGCAGTGGTGGTCGTGTGCTATGCCATGCTTAAATGGACATCGCCTGGTAAAGTTCAGAG ATACACAATGGTGTGGGCCATGGGCAGCATGAGTGTGGCACACTTGTATAGAATAGCCACAGACTATGGAGGCTGGAGCCTGGACTTCACTGGACCTCTCATGCTCATGGTGCAGAAGGTTACTCTGGTTGCTTATGCTCTACATGATG GCAAAGCTCGTAAGGATTCTCAACTTAATGCTGATCAGAGGCAGCAGAAGTTAGTGACCTGTCCGTCCTTGCTTGAATACTTAGGATACACCCTCAACTTTCACACACTTTTGGCTGGCCCCACTTGTACCTTTAAAGAGTACACTGCTTTTGTGAGTGGATCCAACTTCAAGACAGCCAAAGACGATGACAACAAG GTTTTACCAAGATCGAAGGAGCCGTCAGCCTTT TTTGCTGTTCTCAGCAAGTTGGTATACTCCCTGATAGCCATCACTGTCTTCATAGTGCTCTCCAACACAGTCTCCACAGAGGACTGCTGGG accccACCCACAACTTGGCGCAGCGTATCCTCATCATGTATCTCAACTGCTTCCGTATGAGGACCAAGTACTATTTTGTGTGGCTTCTAGTGGAGAGTGTCAACAACCTCACTGGCCTCGGCTTCAGCGGCTATAACAAAGAGGGAAAGGCAGAGTGGAACCTTGTCACTAATGTCCACGTGCTGGATATAGAGCTGGCTACTAGTctgaggggtgtggtcagtggcTGGAACGCTCTCACAGCCAACTGGCTCAGGAG GGTGTGCTATGACCGAGTGACATTCAGCCCTACTCTGTTGACCTTTGGACTCTCTGCTTGGTGGCACGGTTTCTATCCTGGCTATGTTTTTGTCTTTGTTTACTTTGCCGTACAAACTACAGCATCAAAAAAA TTGCGTCGTCTGGTACGGCCTTACTTCCAGACAAGCATGGAGATGAAATGGTTCTATGATGCAATcactttcttcatcactcacATCTTCCTCGACTATGGACTAATATTTGCCATAGAGTTCCTGAGAGTGGATAAGGGTCTGCGAGTATGGAG ttcctaCTACTACCTACCGATGCTAATGTCGACTCTGGCTCTCCTGATTCCAGACAGCACTAACTCGCGTTCTAAAGACGTTCCCTCCAAAGCAGACAAGACGGAGAGCATTGACAAGAATGGGTCCACTTTCACTCCATCAGTAGGGGACAATTTGATAGCATCCAATTAA
- the LOC135331375 gene encoding nose resistant to fluoxetine protein 6-like: MNTWLKVLLFLAAAVFCCALGQDLELIQHRAEQLSAQQELRQENDPVEVIEHVEKALDQLTKLWTDPESAEGLLDARNDVYSSNECLQAAWNLSSRTDDYGLPLLVDVIDSFGKLGAGVLKGDLYMLGSYDECLDIQNDTTQYCLASIALDLPIKTPLPLVFSVGMCVPQECTVANLTTIVNTIPGLKIQANPMKPGSLVDCQPYKNPPYDAKAIIMIFVCFLIVTIVLASTITDLFVRLWKDGTIHHYFPLPPRPKSNSDVSDDEPLLLGPVVPKKKPSKCDPMEWVQAFSLYKTLGTVFSTKQTSAAITCINGIRVLSILWVIICHAYVWVFQYTGADNTLNLLQTLKRFSFQVISNGFFSVDSFFLLSGLLGAYLTLRQMQRRKGKFPFVMYYVHRYLRLTPVYAFVVFFYWFLLKQLGNGPTYGGLSSYFQERCDKYWWTNFLYINNIYPWKIGDECLGWSWYLANDMQFFVISPLIIIPMYFLFPLGIAIVTGLLLGSFISTGVLAGVFDIQANTFAAFAYGYNTTVTEDTSDLLYTKPWHRIQPYLVGLVIGYLLFKQVRVPFNRYFKLVSYLVLWALAIILSMGTVYGLYGTWNGHVPSPAENIIYLTFSRFAFSLGVGLLVYICHNGYGGWINTFLSMKMWIPAGRLAFNAYLIHPVILTVVFGDLRSPMHITDVEMAVYAVGLCTLSFGAAFLLTVFVEFPFGNLEVAFFKLFGVGARESTRTATEAKDHATHDGHPPNNVLANGEMEDKKSKNSEMEDKKDKKSINA, from the exons ATGAACACCTGGTTGAAGGTTCTACTCTTCCTAGCGGCGGCCGTGTTCTGCTGCGCGCTGGGACAAGACCTGGAGCTTATCCAACACAGggcagagcagctatcagCGCAACAGGAGCTGAGGCAAGAAAACGACCCTGTGGAGGTGATAGAACATGTGGAAAAGGCTTTAGACCAACTCACCAAGCTGTGGACAGACCCTGAGAGTGCTGAGGGGCTACTAGATGCTAGGAATGATGTTTACTCCTCCAACGAGTGTTTGCAGGCTGCATGGAACCTTTCCTCACGCACGGACGATTACGGCCTCCCCTTACTGGTCGATGTCATAGACTCCTTTGGAAAGCTTGGTGCAG GTGTTCTGAAAGGTGACCTCTACATGTTGGGATCCTACGATGAGTGCCTTGACATCCAAAATGACACCACACAATATTGTTTGGCCTCAATTGCCCTCGATTTACCCATCAAAACACCCTTACCACTCGTCTTCTCGGTTGGAATGTGTGTACCCCAGGAGTGCACTGTAGCGAACCTCACTACCATAGTCAATACAATTCCTGGTTTGAAAATCCAAGCTAACCCCATGAAACCCGGAAGTCTCGTGGACTGTCAGCCCTACAAGAATCCCCCTTACGACGCGAAGGCTATCATCATGATCTTCGTTTGCTTCTTGATTGTTACTATTGTACTTGCCTCCACGATAACAGACTTATTCGTCCGGCTTTGGAAGGATGGGACAATACACCACTACTTTCCACTCCCCCCTAGGCCTAAATCTAACAGCGATGTGTCTGATGACGAACCACTTCTTTTGGGCCCGGTTGTTCCCAAAAAGAAACCATCCAAGTGCGATCCCATGGAGTGGGTCCAAGCGTTCTCCCTGTATAAGACTTTGGGAACCGTCTTCTCCACTAAACAAACCTCGGCGGCCATTACCTGTATCAATGGAATAAGAGTCCTCAGTATTCTGTGGGTCATTATCTGTCATGCCTATGTCTGGGTGTTCCAATACACGGGGGCCGACAACACGCTGAATCTGCTTCAAACTTTGAAAAGATTTTCTTTCCAAGTAATATCAAATGGATTTTTCTCTGTGGACAGTTTTTTCCTTCTTAGCGGCTTGCTAGGTGCTTACTTGACCCTGAGGCAAATGCAAAGACGAAAAGGGAAATTCCCCTTTGTGATGTACTACGTCCATCGGTACCTTCGCCTCACTCCAGTGTATGCGTTTGTAGTATTCTTTTATTGGTTTCTCCTGAAGCAGCTTGGCAACGGACCTACTTATGGCGGCCTATCTTCGTATTTTCAGGAAAGGTGCGATAAATATTGGTGGACCAATTTCCTATACATTAACAACATTTACCCTTGGAAAATTGGAGACGAATGTCTTGGCTGGTCTTGGTACCTTGCCAACGACATGCAGTTCTTTGTCATCTCTCCTCTCATTATCATACCGATGTATTTCTTGTTCCCCCTCGGAATTGCCATTGTTACTGGCTTACTGTTAGGGAGTTTTATTTCGACTGGAGTACTGGCTGGGGTCTTTGATATTCAAGCTAATACTTTCGCAGCATTTGCTTACGGATATAACACGACTGTGACAGAAGATACCAGTGACCTTCTCTACACCAAACCATGGCACCGTATTCAGCCATACCTGGTTGGACTCGTTATCGGTTACCTGTTGTTCAAACAAGTTCGTGTGCCCTTCAATCGCTATTTCAAACTGGTCTCGTATCTTGTCCTGTGGGCGTTGGCCATCATACTCAGCATGGGAACAGTGTACGGCTTATACGGCACCTGGAACGGTCATGTCCCCTCCCCAGCTGAGAATATTATCTACCTAACGTTTTCTCGATTTGCATTTTCGCTAGGGGTGGGCCTACTGGTGTACATCTGTCACAACGGCTATGGTGGATGGATCAACACGTTTCTCTCCATGAAGATGTGGATACCGGCTGGTCGCCTGGCCTTCAATGCCTACCTCATCCATCCTGTTATTTTGACCGTGGTATTTGGCGATCTAAGGAGCCCGATGCATATCACTGATGTTGAGATGGCTGTGTACGCAGTGGGTCTTTGTACATTATCGTTTGGAGCTGCTTTTTTGCTCACTGTATTTGTTGAGTTTCCATTTGGTAATCTCGAGGTTGCCTTCTTCAAGTTATTTGGTGTTGGTGCACGAGAGAGTACACGTACTGCCACAGAGGCTAAAGACCACGCCACTCACGATGGACACCCACCCAACAATGTGTTGGCCAATGGAGAAATGGAAGATAAGAAAAGCAAGAACTCTGAAATGGAAGATAAGAAAGACAAGAAGTCTATCAATGCTTGA
- the LOC135331370 gene encoding AP-5 complex subunit sigma-1-like translates to MVFGFLCHSVSSTPCRLLYTAVYGDDVQSASTKVVSAEGSLRTMRKEQLLEVACRVQSEYGFRLSTQLTTKVPRGKDDTPSTGEDCSRGLFRLSAGDPFPTVKVAVWQVKDECAYVLICESDENKLLAESVLETITRLMTEHVTSLEQRNAEIMLKAEKATAVLHLFLPNGQLQFMNHKVVAQNEKQLEKLITVK, encoded by the exons ATGGTGTTTGGTTTCCTCTGTCACTCTGTGTCCTCCACTCCCTGCAGACTACTGTACACAGCTGTCTATGGAGATGACGTCCAGTCAGCATCCACCAAG GTGGTGTCGGCAGAGGGTTCCCTGCGTACAATGAGGAAGGAGCAGCTACTGGAGGTGGCCTGTCGGGTCCAGTCTGAATACGGGTTCCGCTTAAGCACCCAGCTGACAACGAAAGTGCCTCGGGGGAAGGACGACACACCCTCCACTGGGGAAGA CTGCTCCAGAGGACTATTCAG GTTGTCGGCAGGAGATCCCTTCCCCACTGTGAAGGTGGCTGTCTGGCAGGTGAAGGATGA GTGTGCGTACGTACTGATCTGTGAGTCAGATGAGAACAAGCTATTGGCAGAGAGTGTTCTAGAGACTATCACACGACTCATGACAGAGCATGTCACCTCACTGGAGCAGAGGAACGCTGAG ATAATGTTGAAAGCTGAGAAGGCGACTGCCGTGCTTCACCTGTTTCTACCCAACGGACAATTGCAGTTCATGAACCATAAAGTTGTAGCACAGAATGAGAaacaattagaaaaacttatTACAGTCAAATAA